In one Candidatus Planktophila vernalis genomic region, the following are encoded:
- a CDS encoding ATP-dependent helicase, with product MSKAPFSFVAPSAPRVIPTLSPDQQSAVTHRGSALVVHGGPGTGKTTVLVEAALARIREGQNPDSILLLTFGRERASELRDAIALRTTKTMFEPLARTFHSLAFSIIKMKAKDDPEPILLSGPEQESYIKELLQGDIADGYKEWPEDLHAALTTNGFARELRDLILRASERGIGPDELEKLGTTEGEKYWSAAAKFWKRYLNSMVMREISATDAKLRIDPSELVSRAAIHLHNNPDVLSALRARFTTIMVDEFQESDPAQRALLAMLTGNDVIIAADADSAVGRFRGADPDGLSAALDPYRVKEIILNTGFRNSSSIFDVGLSFAKSMKGSQTTRKRSCGNEKTGQVQVHRFRSGAEEAAFIAHQFRSAHLREGISYSNMAVILRSPGIQASSLRRAFSQVGIPVASELQALAGNPAIAPFLLLARIALKQQPLNFDSAERLLMSEFGGADSISLRRIRRALIAARADGDDRTGTQLLIAALDSGELFIEGATEIVRVHELLEKARAVARNKKATADELLWAIWDNAVTSDGAKLASTWRNQALRPGVRGAAADRDLDAMMQLFESAARYSERFPLSGPGAFIAEIATEDIAGDVITAKGVRPDFVEILTVHSAKGREWDLVAIAGLQEGSWPNLKQRSSLLGAERLVERKRNPDIARDQLDVIAASGLLQDEERLFHVALTRAKQSLFVTAVQRDDEEPSQFFESVEVLVKKIDEALEPEITEVPRPITAPALVAELRSQLDGENGKEAASLLSAMAAEGIYLADPASWIGSVPLSTDAPVIDPDLEVVVSPSGAESFVECGVKWFLQNNGGTDGDSTAQVLGSAIHAFAAKMVQEPGTSKQDLIANLESSWKLIDPESGWVSASHLENAVTMLEKFVTYHNESKREVVDAEIRFDVKLGRARIRGIVDRLEVEADGSLFIIDFKTGGTAISLKDAKENLQLASYQVGIAEGGFTQGNVSAGAELVYLGTSTAGATLRPQHVIDVEATKEKLNEIADGMGAATFFATVNKRCKGCPVRKSCPVQNDGRTVIEQ from the coding sequence GTGAGTAAAGCGCCCTTTTCCTTCGTTGCACCTAGCGCTCCTCGTGTCATACCTACGCTTTCCCCTGATCAGCAAAGCGCAGTCACACATCGCGGTTCTGCATTAGTTGTACACGGTGGACCTGGCACAGGTAAAACAACGGTTTTAGTTGAAGCTGCACTTGCTCGCATCCGAGAGGGCCAAAATCCAGATTCAATTCTTCTTCTCACCTTTGGTCGCGAACGAGCTTCTGAATTACGTGATGCCATCGCACTTCGCACGACTAAAACAATGTTTGAACCTTTAGCTAGAACATTTCACTCACTTGCTTTTTCAATTATTAAGATGAAAGCAAAGGATGATCCTGAACCAATTCTGCTTAGTGGTCCAGAGCAAGAGAGTTATATCAAAGAGCTCTTGCAAGGTGATATTGCAGATGGTTATAAAGAGTGGCCAGAAGATTTACATGCAGCGCTAACCACCAATGGTTTTGCTCGTGAGCTTCGCGATTTAATCTTGCGTGCCTCTGAGCGAGGTATTGGACCAGATGAGTTAGAAAAGCTTGGGACAACTGAGGGTGAGAAGTATTGGTCGGCTGCTGCTAAGTTTTGGAAGCGCTATTTGAATTCAATGGTGATGCGAGAAATTAGTGCAACCGATGCAAAGCTGCGCATTGATCCATCTGAATTAGTCTCACGCGCAGCAATTCACCTTCATAACAACCCAGATGTTCTCTCAGCTCTGCGAGCACGCTTTACGACAATTATGGTTGATGAGTTTCAAGAGTCTGATCCTGCCCAGCGCGCACTGCTTGCCATGCTCACCGGCAATGATGTCATCATCGCTGCTGATGCAGACTCTGCGGTTGGTCGCTTTCGCGGAGCAGATCCTGATGGTTTATCGGCAGCCCTTGATCCATATCGGGTGAAAGAGATTATTTTAAACACAGGCTTTAGAAATTCTTCAAGTATTTTTGATGTGGGATTGAGCTTTGCCAAAAGTATGAAGGGTTCACAGACCACGCGCAAACGCAGCTGTGGCAATGAAAAAACGGGCCAAGTACAGGTCCATCGTTTTAGATCAGGGGCAGAAGAGGCAGCATTTATTGCCCATCAGTTCCGTAGTGCGCATCTGCGTGAAGGTATTTCATATAGCAACATGGCAGTTATTTTGCGCAGCCCTGGAATACAGGCATCATCGCTGCGACGAGCGTTTTCTCAGGTTGGTATTCCCGTTGCATCTGAACTCCAAGCTTTAGCTGGTAATCCCGCAATTGCGCCCTTCTTACTTTTAGCTCGCATTGCACTTAAACAACAACCGCTCAACTTTGATTCTGCTGAGCGTTTGCTGATGAGTGAATTTGGCGGGGCAGATTCGATTTCATTGCGTCGAATTCGCCGGGCGTTGATTGCTGCTCGGGCAGATGGTGACGATCGCACGGGAACTCAGTTGCTCATTGCCGCCCTTGATTCAGGTGAGTTGTTTATTGAAGGTGCAACTGAGATTGTGCGCGTGCATGAGCTGCTAGAAAAAGCTCGGGCAGTTGCTAGAAACAAGAAAGCAACAGCAGATGAACTGCTGTGGGCTATTTGGGATAACGCAGTCACAAGTGATGGAGCAAAATTAGCTAGCACGTGGCGCAATCAAGCGTTACGTCCTGGAGTTCGCGGGGCTGCAGCAGACCGTGACCTTGATGCAATGATGCAGTTGTTTGAAAGTGCGGCTAGATATTCAGAGCGCTTCCCACTCTCTGGCCCTGGTGCTTTCATTGCTGAAATTGCAACGGAAGATATTGCTGGCGATGTAATTACGGCTAAAGGTGTGCGACCAGATTTCGTTGAAATTCTTACAGTTCACAGTGCTAAGGGACGTGAGTGGGATTTAGTTGCAATTGCAGGATTACAAGAAGGTTCTTGGCCAAACCTTAAGCAACGCTCCTCACTACTTGGTGCAGAGCGTTTAGTTGAGCGCAAGCGCAACCCTGATATCGCCCGGGATCAGCTAGATGTCATTGCTGCCAGCGGTCTATTGCAAGATGAAGAGCGGTTGTTTCATGTGGCGCTAACCCGCGCCAAACAATCACTATTTGTTACTGCCGTGCAGCGAGATGATGAAGAGCCTTCACAGTTCTTTGAATCTGTTGAAGTTCTAGTAAAAAAGATTGATGAAGCGCTAGAGCCGGAGATAACCGAAGTACCAAGGCCTATTACCGCCCCTGCTCTTGTCGCAGAACTTCGTAGTCAATTAGATGGCGAAAATGGGAAAGAAGCGGCTTCTTTGCTTAGTGCAATGGCAGCTGAAGGAATATATTTAGCAGATCCTGCAAGTTGGATTGGATCTGTGCCACTGAGTACAGATGCTCCAGTTATTGATCCAGATTTAGAAGTTGTTGTGTCTCCTAGTGGAGCTGAATCATTTGTTGAATGTGGAGTCAAATGGTTCCTGCAAAATAATGGTGGCACTGATGGTGATAGCACCGCTCAAGTTTTAGGTTCTGCCATTCACGCATTTGCCGCCAAGATGGTGCAAGAGCCAGGAACATCTAAGCAAGATTTGATTGCAAATCTAGAAAGTTCATGGAAGCTTATTGATCCAGAGTCTGGCTGGGTCAGTGCTTCACATTTAGAAAACGCTGTAACAATGCTTGAGAAGTTTGTTACCTACCACAATGAATCCAAGCGAGAAGTTGTGGATGCTGAAATTAGATTTGATGTGAAATTGGGTCGTGCTCGAATTCGAGGAATTGTGGATCGATTAGAGGTTGAAGCCGATGGTTCACTATTTATTATTGATTTCAAGACCGGTGGAACGGCCATTTCATTAAAGGATGCCAAAGAGAATCTGCAGCTAGCAAGTTACCAAGTGGGTATTGCTGAAGGTGGCTTTACACAAGGCAATGTCAGTGCTGGAGCAGAGCTGGTGTATCTGGGCACAAGTACCGCAGGTGCAACCCTTAGACCACAACATGTTATTGATGTTGAGGCGACAAAAGAGAAATTGAATGAGATTGCAGACGGCATGGGAGCTGCTACTTTCTTTGCCACCGTAAATAAGCGCTGTAAAGGCTGCCCAGTGCGCAAATCCTGCCCCGTTCAAAATGATGGACGGACGGTGATTGAGCAGTGA